From the Acidovorax sp. NCPPB 3576 genome, the window CCTGCAAGCCACCGCCAGCGATCGCCTGCGCGACCTCGATGCCTGGCTGATGCCCACCGTGGCCGTGCGCGCGCCGCGCCTGGCCGACCTTACCGGCGACGATGCCCGGTTCTTCGCCACCAACGGGCTGGTGCTGCGCAACACGACGGTGCTGAACTTTCTGGACGGCTGCGCGCTGTCCCTTCCATGCCAGGCGCCCGGCGAACTGCCCGTGGGCCTGTCGGTTGGCGGCGTGCACGGTGCCGATGCGCGTGTGCTGCAAGTGGGCCGCGCCATCGAGGCCTGCCTGCGCGCAGGCTGAAACGCTTGCGGCCACGGCCCTGCGCGCGATGAACACCCGCTTTGTCGAAGCCTTTCTCTGGATCGCGCGGCTCGGGAGCTTCCGCGCCGCGGCCGAGCGGCTGCACGTGACGCAGGCAGCCATCTCCAACCGCATCGCCTCGCTGGAGGAAGAGATCGGCGCCCGCGTGTTCGAGCGCGACCCGCGCGACCTGCGGCTCACGCCCGTGGGCCTGCGGCTGCTGGACTATGGCGAGCGCATGCTGGAACTGCAGCGCGAGATGATCGCGCTCGGGCACCCGCACGAGGAGCTTCTGGGCCTGGTGCGCATCGGCGCGATCGAGAGCGTGGTGCACACCTGGCTGGTGGACTTCCTGGGCACGCTGCAGCGCCTGCACCCGGGCATCGAAGTGCAGCTGACCTCGGAAACCACCCTCGCACTGCACGAGCGCCTGCAGATCGGCGCGATCGACATCGCGCTGCAGACCGACCCCATGGCCAGCGCCGAGATCGTCAACATGGCCTGCCCGCCGATGGCCATGGGCTGGGTGGGCGCCGGCGCCTCCGCGCCCCAGCCCGACGAAGGCCGCATCGCCCATCTGCTGCTGCAGCCGGTGCTGACCATGAGCCCGGGATCGCAGCCCCACCAGGCGCTCAAGCAGCTCTACCGGCAGGCCAGCATGCCCGTGGGCAAGGTGCACTGCGTGAGTTCGATGGCGGCGATCGTGCGGCTGGTGCAGTCGGGGTTCGGCAACGCGCTGATCCCGTTGCCGCCCGTGCGCGAGGAGATCGAGCGCGGCGATCTGCGCGTGATCGCGTGCGACACGCCCCTGCCGCCGCAGCGCATCGTGGTGAGCCATCTGGACGCCAGCGGCTCGGCCGCCATCCGCCGCGCGGCCGAACTGGCGTGCAGCGAATCCGAGCGCTTCGCCGCCTCGCTGTCCGCACCATTCCGGACGCCGGGCACAGAGGGTGAACCCTGATTTGGTGCAGAAAAAGCATCCGACCCGACAAGTAATTCTGATGGCCGCAGGGCAAAAAAACCCGTTTGTGGCACGCCGGTGCGCGGCCGATGATTCCCTGGTCTTTTTGCAAGGAATCGCAAGTGTCCATGGCCTCCCAGAACCTTCCATCCACCGCACCCGGCACCGTGCACGGCATGCTTTTCGTGGCCGCCGATGTCGATGCCGCCGACGAGGCCGACTTCAACCAGTGGTATGACCGCGAGCATGTCGAAGAGCGCGTGCGCATCGACGGTTTTCTCTCCGGCGCCCGCTATCTCTCACTGCAAGGCGGCCGCAAGTACCTGGGCCTGTACCGCACGCAGTCGCTCGCGGCCTTCACGTCCGATGCGTACCGCGCCGCGTTCGGCCGGCAGACGCCCTGGTCGGTCACCAACCTGGGCC encodes:
- a CDS encoding LysR family transcriptional regulator codes for the protein MNTRFVEAFLWIARLGSFRAAAERLHVTQAAISNRIASLEEEIGARVFERDPRDLRLTPVGLRLLDYGERMLELQREMIALGHPHEELLGLVRIGAIESVVHTWLVDFLGTLQRLHPGIEVQLTSETTLALHERLQIGAIDIALQTDPMASAEIVNMACPPMAMGWVGAGASAPQPDEGRIAHLLLQPVLTMSPGSQPHQALKQLYRQASMPVGKVHCVSSMAAIVRLVQSGFGNALIPLPPVREEIERGDLRVIACDTPLPPQRIVVSHLDASGSAAIRRAAELACSESERFAASLSAPFRTPGTEGEP